A stretch of Lathyrus oleraceus cultivar Zhongwan6 chromosome 6, CAAS_Psat_ZW6_1.0, whole genome shotgun sequence DNA encodes these proteins:
- the LOC127093426 gene encoding nuclear transcription factor Y subunit B-4, which yields MNGGEGDKTLPIANVGRIMKQNLPPKAKISKESKELMQECATEFISFVTGEASDKCHKENRKTVSGDDICWALCSLGFDNYAEAIGRYLYKYRQAELVKINLNKLETAKDKFEQDSTNP from the coding sequence ATGAACGGTGGCGAGGGAGACAAAACGTTGCCCATAGCAAATGTGGGTAGAATAATGAAGCAAAATCTTCCTCCCAAGGCAAAGATCTCAAAAGAAAGCAAAGAACTGATGCAAGAGTGTGCGACAGAGTTCATAAGTTTCGTGACAGGTGAAGCATCTGACAAGTGTCACAAGGAGAATCGAAAGACAGTTAGTGGAGACGACATCTGTTGGGCTCTGTGTTCGTTAGGGTTTGACAACTATGCTGAAGCCATTGGAAGGTACTTGTATAAATACAGACAAGCTGAACTTGTTAAAATCAATCTGAACAAACTTGAAACCGCAAAAGACAAGTTTGAACAAGATTCAACAAATCCATAA